In Bacteroidota bacterium, the genomic stretch CCTTCAGTTTATCAATACTCATCGAGTAAAATTTTGAAAGAGAATAAAGTGTTTCACCCTGCTGCACTTTATGAAAATAATATTTGATACTATCGGCTTTCGATATGGTTTCTGTTTTAATTTTTTCTTTCGGAATCGGAATTTTCAGTGTTTGACCCGGAGATATCCCATCAATAGCATCTGGATTTTCAATAACAATATCATTTACTTTAAGCTCGTAAGCATGGGCGATAGCGTATAACGTTTGACCCTTATCAACGGAATGGATATAATACTTTTTACCCTCAATGGTTTCAATCTTTTTTGATCTTTTTACATCCTGGGCGGAAAGGTTATATGATGCTAAAATAAAAAAGACACACCCCCACAACATACAAGCCAACACACCCCCTCTTGCACCAGCATTCGTACATAGGGAAGAAGCATTTTTATACGACAAAGAAAAAAATTCCGACTTCTGACTTCCGACTTCTAACTTCATTTTTACTCCCATTCAATTGTTGCAGGAGGTTTCGAACTGATGTCGTATACCACCCTATTAATGCCCTTTACTTTATTGATGATCTCATTCGATATTTTTCCTAAAAATTCATACGGCAAATGACACCAATCAGCGGTCATTCCATCGGTTGAAGTTACAGCGCGCAAAGCAACAGCATTCTCATAAGTACGCTCATCGCCCATTACACCAACTGACTGCACAGGTAAAAATATTGCGCCTGCCTGCCACACATCTTTATATAAACCATCGCGTTTAAGACCTTCGATGAAAATACTGTCTACATCCTGCAATATCTGTACCTTTTTCTTCGTAATCTCACCAAGTATACGAATAGCAAGACCTGGACCCGGGAACGGATGACGCTGCAAAATGGTATCGGAAATCCCAAGCGCCCTACCTACCCTGCGTACTTCATCTTTAAATAAAGTCCTTAATGGCTCCACTACTTTCATCTTCATCGTATCAGGTAAGCCGCCAACATTATGATGCGACTTGATCGTAGCCGAAGGACCTTTGACCGAAACTGATTCAATTACATCAGGATAAATAGTGCCCTGCGCAAGCCACTTTACATTTTCTATTGTATGCGCTTCCCTGTCAAATACTTCAATAAAAACCCGGCCAATAGCCTTACGCTTTTTTTCGGGATCAGTAATACCTGCCAGTTCAGTGTAAAAATGTTCCTTGGCATCAACGCCTTTTATATTGAGGCCCATTTCGAGGTAGGAGTGAAGTACATTCTCATATTCGTTCTTGCGAAGCAAACCATTG encodes the following:
- the guaA gene encoding glutamine-hydrolyzing GMP synthase, with product MQETILILDFGSQYTQLIARRVRELNVYCEIHPYNHFPTINSDFKGVILSGSPFSVRDPQAPNPDLGSFKGKLPLLGVCYGAQLMAQKFGGEVLPSKHREYGRANLSFINNENSLFRSIDSGSQVWMSHADTITKIPDTYEVVASTADVKFAGYQVRGENTFGIQFHPEVYHTIQGAQLLRNFVVDICGCSQNWTPDSFIDTTVKELKQTLGNDRVILALSGGVDSTVAAGLLHRAIGKNLYCIFVDNGLLRKNEYENVLHSYLEMGLNIKGVDAKEHFYTELAGITDPEKKRKAIGRVFIEVFDREAHTIENVKWLAQGTIYPDVIESVSVKGPSATIKSHHNVGGLPDTMKMKVVEPLRTLFKDEVRRVGRALGISDTILQRHPFPGPGLAIRILGEITKKKVQILQDVDSIFIEGLKRDGLYKDVWQAGAIFLPVQSVGVMGDERTYENAVALRAVTSTDGMTADWCHLPYEFLGKISNEIINKVKGINRVVYDISSKPPATIEWE